One window of Marinobacterium aestuarii genomic DNA carries:
- a CDS encoding tRNA dihydrouridine synthase, giving the protein MKIILAPMEGVVDYLMRDVLTRIGGIDLCVTEFVRVSQNLLPDTVFHRLAPELLRGGTTPSGVPVIVQLLGSDPELMAANAERAAALGAPGIDLNFGCPAKTVNRNRGGAVLLDTPQDVHAIVAAVRGAVPAHIPVTAKMRLGYSDKALALDNAQAIFEAGADGLAVHARTKVEGYRPPAYWEYIAQIREAIPIPVTANGEVWSWDDYQRCRDVSGCRDIMIGRGLISRPDLARSIKRRLQGEAEAGIDWFEMQGVLLDYFEQIVADKVRGYVHGRLKQWLHQLKKHYPEAEQLFSQVKTLRDIEPIRQLLIEQRAA; this is encoded by the coding sequence GTGAAAATCATACTGGCACCGATGGAAGGCGTGGTCGATTACCTGATGCGTGATGTACTGACGCGCATCGGCGGCATCGATCTGTGCGTGACTGAATTTGTCCGTGTTAGTCAGAATCTGTTGCCCGACACTGTCTTCCATCGCCTGGCGCCGGAGCTGCTGCGCGGCGGCACCACGCCCAGCGGTGTGCCGGTTATAGTGCAGTTGCTCGGCAGTGATCCAGAACTCATGGCCGCCAATGCCGAGCGTGCCGCGGCACTGGGCGCCCCCGGTATTGACCTCAACTTTGGCTGCCCGGCCAAGACCGTCAATCGCAATCGCGGCGGGGCCGTGTTGCTGGATACACCGCAGGATGTACACGCCATAGTGGCGGCGGTGCGTGGGGCTGTGCCGGCGCATATTCCGGTGACGGCCAAGATGCGCCTGGGCTACAGCGACAAGGCGCTGGCGCTGGACAATGCCCAGGCTATTTTCGAGGCCGGCGCCGATGGCCTGGCGGTGCATGCCCGCACCAAGGTCGAGGGCTATCGCCCGCCGGCCTACTGGGAGTACATTGCCCAGATTCGCGAGGCCATTCCCATTCCGGTCACCGCCAATGGCGAGGTCTGGAGCTGGGATGACTATCAGCGTTGCCGTGACGTCAGTGGTTGTCGCGATATCATGATCGGTCGCGGCCTGATCTCAAGGCCGGATCTGGCCCGTTCCATCAAGCGGCGCTTGCAGGGCGAAGCCGAAGCGGGTATCGACTGGTTCGAAATGCAGGGCGTACTGCTCGACTATTTTGAGCAGATTGTGGCCGACAAGGTACGCGGCTATGTGCATGGCCGTCTCAAGCAGTGGCTGCATCAGCTGAAAAAACACTATCCCGAGGCGGAACAGCTGTTCAGTCAGGTCAAGACACTGCGCGATATTGAGCCCATTCGTCAGCTGCTGATCGAGCAGCGCGCCGCCTGA
- the amrB gene encoding AmmeMemoRadiSam system protein B — MNVRQAAVSGTFYPADKAELGTLVQRLLDNAVGEQNPGKVPRALIVPHAGLIYSGAVAASAFCLLRDAGQSFRRVLLLGPNHRVPLRAMAVPAVSGFACPLGVMTLDAAALRGWVDNGWVEYNDEAHRLEHCLEVQLPFLLRLNPDWQLLPVIVGQVVPEAIAALVGVGLDNPDTLVIVSSDLSHYHSYAVAQRLDQATTHHIEQLDPALHSDQACGCVAVNGLLRAAALRGLGARCIDLRNSGDTAGSRDSVVGYGAYVIA; from the coding sequence ATGAATGTACGGCAGGCGGCGGTGAGCGGCACTTTCTATCCAGCCGATAAAGCCGAGCTCGGTACCCTGGTGCAGCGCTTGCTGGATAACGCTGTCGGTGAGCAAAACCCCGGCAAAGTGCCTCGGGCATTGATTGTGCCCCATGCGGGATTGATCTATTCCGGTGCCGTGGCTGCTAGCGCCTTTTGCTTGCTGCGAGACGCTGGTCAGTCTTTTAGACGCGTACTACTGCTGGGGCCCAATCACCGTGTACCGCTGCGCGCCATGGCGGTGCCAGCCGTAAGTGGCTTTGCGTGCCCGCTGGGTGTGATGACGCTGGACGCGGCCGCTCTGCGGGGCTGGGTCGATAATGGCTGGGTTGAGTATAACGATGAGGCGCACCGGCTTGAGCATTGCCTTGAGGTACAGCTGCCGTTTTTGCTGCGTCTCAATCCAGACTGGCAGTTATTGCCGGTGATCGTGGGGCAGGTTGTACCCGAAGCCATTGCTGCGCTTGTGGGGGTTGGGCTCGATAACCCGGATACCCTGGTTATCGTCAGCAGTGATCTGAGTCATTACCACAGTTACGCCGTGGCGCAGCGCCTCGACCAAGCCACCACTCATCACATAGAACAGCTGGATCCGGCGCTGCATTCTGATCAGGCCTGTGGCTGCGTGGCGGTCAACGGCCTCTTGCGTGCAGCAGCCCTGCGGGGTCTTGGTGCGCGCTGTATTGATCTGCGTAATTCAGGCGACACTGCGGGGTCCCGGGATAGCGTTGTGGGGTACGGTGCTTATGTCATCGCCTGA
- the amrS gene encoding AmmeMemoRadiSam system radical SAM enzyme, which translates to MPRSPIAAHPVTAPPTTAVPTRYWHAVERGKIQCDVCPRLCKLSEGQRGLCYVRGRENDQIMLYSYGRSSGFCVDPIEKKPLNHFLPGTAVLSFGTAGCNLACKFCQNWDMSKSRDMDTLADSASPEDLAATCKRLACRSIAFTYNDPVIFMEYAMDVADACHEQNIRAVAVTAGYICPAPRAEFYRHIDAANVDLKAFTERFYSKICGGALAPVLDTLLYLHDTQVWFEITNLLIPDENDSNTEIEAMSRWIFEHLGPDRPLHFSAFHPDWKMLDKARTPQATLSRARRIAMEQGLRYVYTGNVHDPAGSSTWCPGCGQRLIERDWYELGEWQLDARGCCSHCGTRIPGHFEAAPGDWGAKRMPVRIQSLEL; encoded by the coding sequence ATGCCAAGGTCCCCTATAGCAGCGCACCCTGTAACAGCGCCCCCCACAACAGCAGTACCGACGCGCTACTGGCACGCCGTCGAGCGCGGCAAGATACAGTGCGATGTCTGCCCCCGACTGTGCAAACTCAGCGAGGGCCAGCGCGGACTCTGCTACGTGCGCGGCCGCGAAAACGACCAGATCATGCTCTACAGCTACGGCCGCTCCAGTGGTTTTTGTGTCGACCCGATCGAGAAAAAACCACTGAACCACTTTCTGCCGGGCACAGCTGTGCTGTCCTTCGGCACCGCCGGCTGCAATCTGGCCTGCAAATTCTGCCAGAACTGGGACATGAGCAAATCCCGTGACATGGATACCCTGGCCGACAGTGCCAGCCCTGAGGACCTCGCCGCGACCTGCAAGCGACTGGCGTGCCGCTCCATCGCTTTCACCTACAACGATCCGGTGATTTTCATGGAATACGCCATGGATGTGGCCGATGCCTGCCACGAACAGAACATTCGCGCCGTGGCGGTGACCGCAGGCTATATATGCCCGGCGCCGCGGGCCGAATTCTATCGCCATATAGATGCCGCCAATGTCGATCTGAAGGCTTTCACCGAGCGCTTCTACAGCAAGATCTGTGGCGGCGCCCTGGCGCCGGTGCTCGACACCCTGCTCTATTTGCACGACACCCAGGTGTGGTTCGAAATTACCAATCTGCTGATTCCCGATGAAAACGACAGCAACACTGAAATAGAAGCCATGAGCCGCTGGATCTTCGAGCATCTGGGGCCCGACAGGCCGCTGCACTTCAGCGCCTTCCACCCCGACTGGAAAATGCTCGACAAGGCACGCACACCCCAGGCAACCCTCAGCCGGGCACGGCGAATCGCGATGGAACAGGGGTTAAGGTATGTCTATACGGGCAACGTGCACGACCCTGCGGGCAGCTCGACCTGGTGCCCGGGTTGTGGGCAACGGCTGATCGAGCGGGACTGGTACGAACTTGGGGAATGGCAGCTGGATGCGAGGGGATGCTGCAGTCACTGCGGCACCCGAATACCCGGGCATTTCGAGGCAGCGCCTGGCGACTGGGGCGCAAAGCGCATGCCGGTGCGCATTCAAAGCCTCGAGCTCTAA